In Streptomyces sp. NBC_00433, a single genomic region encodes these proteins:
- a CDS encoding MFS transporter: MSATPRRHKPPDRTGTARNSPIRHPRFRALWAAGLIDDTIDWMLVTAIPIFVYRMTGSAGTTSLAFLIELTPGILVGSLAGVAADRYDRKNLLLGCTLLHAALVALLLLVSPGHLLWLVYTVIAGRAVCAQFVLTSKNALLPDLVDPGQSVAASNLVVLNSNLGRLGGSLLGGIMVAGGLRPVAAASVAGLLLAAAVVSRIRRPETTPATAPARPAPPDPSTATRRPGTSRLRQVARHWREGVAVILDDRRLRFSFLSAILCAIGQGLFVVLFVVFVAKTLHGSDAQIGVLRSVQGIGGITGGLALGVLGTRVHPKPLITWGALSFSVLALLIWNAPTTTAFGVYIGLFAVVGLPGGIYYAGILGMVQQRVPPGHLGRALGSFYTAFNGAQAIGMALAGLLADRLGPVPLLNAQALLYLAAGLTTLLVLGTRNTPEDRTAHTPPPNPHPPPPTRHPPPPPADGAPLPSWDPTAPAGAAQAVHCRQRARDGGGRGIARRRRAGSIRARRRRAGPIRPGPLARGRRRWWRLRRRAEAEGGVAGARYARPGRAWPPDWPAVRFRHPEQCPHRSQRAPPASMRTGTPRRPGVRGPCRAPAASAVGIRMRSPGAQW, encoded by the coding sequence GTGAGCGCGACACCCCGCAGGCACAAGCCCCCCGACCGCACCGGGACCGCCCGCAACTCCCCGATACGCCACCCGCGCTTCCGGGCACTGTGGGCGGCCGGGCTCATCGACGACACGATCGACTGGATGCTCGTCACCGCCATCCCGATCTTCGTCTACCGCATGACCGGCTCGGCGGGGACGACCTCCCTGGCCTTCCTGATCGAACTCACCCCCGGCATCCTGGTCGGCTCCCTCGCCGGAGTCGCCGCCGACCGCTACGACCGCAAAAACCTGCTCCTCGGCTGCACCCTGCTCCACGCGGCCCTGGTCGCCCTGCTGCTCCTCGTCTCCCCCGGCCACCTGCTCTGGCTCGTCTACACCGTGATCGCCGGCCGCGCCGTCTGCGCGCAGTTCGTCCTCACCTCCAAGAACGCCCTGCTGCCGGACCTGGTCGACCCCGGACAGAGCGTGGCGGCCAGCAACCTCGTCGTCCTCAACTCCAACCTCGGGCGGCTGGGCGGCAGCCTGCTGGGCGGCATCATGGTCGCCGGAGGGCTCCGGCCGGTCGCCGCGGCCTCGGTCGCCGGCCTGCTCCTGGCAGCCGCGGTCGTCAGCCGCATCCGCCGGCCCGAGACCACCCCCGCCACCGCACCCGCGCGGCCGGCACCGCCCGACCCCTCCACCGCGACCCGCCGACCGGGCACCTCACGCCTGCGCCAGGTCGCCCGGCACTGGCGGGAGGGCGTCGCGGTCATCCTGGACGACCGCCGGCTGCGCTTCTCCTTCCTGTCCGCGATCCTCTGCGCCATCGGCCAGGGCCTGTTCGTGGTCCTGTTCGTCGTCTTCGTCGCCAAGACGCTGCACGGCAGCGACGCCCAGATCGGCGTGCTGCGCAGCGTCCAGGGCATCGGCGGCATCACGGGCGGCCTGGCACTGGGCGTCCTGGGCACCCGCGTCCACCCCAAACCGCTCATCACCTGGGGCGCCCTCAGCTTCTCCGTCCTCGCCCTGCTGATCTGGAACGCACCCACCACCACCGCGTTCGGCGTCTACATCGGCCTGTTCGCCGTGGTCGGCCTGCCCGGAGGCATCTACTACGCCGGCATCCTGGGCATGGTCCAGCAACGCGTCCCACCCGGACACCTCGGCCGCGCACTCGGCTCCTTCTACACCGCCTTCAACGGCGCCCAGGCCATCGGCATGGCCCTCGCGGGCCTCCTGGCCGACCGCCTGGGCCCCGTCCCCCTGCTCAACGCCCAAGCCCTCCTCTACCTGGCAGCCGGCCTCACCACCCTGCTGGTCCTGGGCACCCGCAACACCCCCGAAGACCGCACAGCGCACACCCCCCCCCCCAATCCCCACCCCCCGCCACCGACTCGGCACCCGCCACCACCCCCCGCTGACGGCGCGCCCCTGCCCTCCTGGGATCCGACGGCTCCCGCCGGAGCAGCACAAGCGGTGCACTGCCGGCAACGCGCACGCGACGGAGGGGGACGTGGCATCGCCCGTAGGAGGCGGGCAGGATCGATCCGGGCCCGTAGGAGGCGGGCAGGACCGATCCGGCCCGGCCCGCTCGCGCGGGGGCGTCGGCGCTGGTGGCGCCTGCGCCGGCGGGCGGAAGCGGAAGGGGGCGTGGCCGGGGCGCGGTACGCGCGGCCGGGCCGGGCCTGGCCGCCGGATTGGCCGGCGGTCCGGTTCCGCCACCCGGAGCAATGCCCGCACCGTTCACAACGGGCACCTCCCGCGTCGATGAGAACGGGGACACCGCGCCGTCCGGGGGTGCGCGGCCCGTGCCGCGCGCCCGCCGCGTCGGCTGTGGGAATCCGCATGCGGTCGCCCGGGGCACAGTGGTAG
- a CDS encoding helix-turn-helix domain-containing protein yields MSFIPQADPGTGPGRVSITDVRVLGAFAHPLRLRLLHHLMRTGPATASRCAEATGDSASNCSYHLRLLHRYGLVERAEAEQGADARDRPWRAVATGFDFLPDGDGPEALAAHSAVIGAELGELTRLARSFLASFGSLDEPWQRAAVFDTYALTLTPDELVHLVSVIDLLVRPYIVTNREQAPPQASEISFSLQAFHRPEEPR; encoded by the coding sequence ATGTCTTTCATACCGCAGGCGGACCCCGGAACCGGACCCGGCCGGGTATCGATCACCGACGTGCGCGTCCTGGGCGCCTTCGCCCACCCCCTGCGCCTGCGCCTGCTCCACCACCTGATGCGGACGGGACCGGCCACCGCGAGCCGGTGCGCCGAGGCGACGGGCGACTCCGCCTCCAACTGCAGCTACCACCTGCGCCTCCTCCACCGGTACGGACTCGTGGAGCGGGCCGAGGCCGAACAGGGCGCGGACGCACGCGACCGGCCCTGGCGCGCCGTGGCCACCGGCTTCGACTTCCTGCCGGACGGCGACGGGCCCGAGGCGCTCGCCGCCCACTCCGCGGTCATCGGCGCCGAACTGGGCGAACTCACCCGCCTGGCCAGGTCCTTCCTCGCGAGCTTCGGCTCCCTGGACGAACCCTGGCAGCGAGCAGCGGTGTTCGACACCTACGCGCTCACGCTCACCCCGGACGAACTGGTCCACCTCGTCTCGGTCATCGACCTGCTCGTGCGGCCGTACATCGTCACCAACCGCGAGCAGGCCCCGCCCCAGGCATCCGAGATCAGCTTCAGCCTCCAGGCCTTCCACCGCCCCGAGGAGCCCAGGTGA
- a CDS encoding TIGR00730 family Rossman fold protein, whose amino-acid sequence MAFSPSGARRVGVLCGSRGGRTPLYVEAAAALGDALGRRGADLVYGAGGSGVMGAVSQAAYRAGARVTGVIPHALHERERAVEACGEVFVVSSMHERKALMYRLSDAFLVLPGGFGTLDELMEVATWNQLGYHRKPVVLVNVGEFFQPLISMLDRMEEEGFFTARERSIVRAADGADAALDLLGLPRPASAEPMVPA is encoded by the coding sequence ATGGCTTTCTCACCCTCGGGTGCGCGCCGTGTCGGCGTGCTGTGCGGATCGCGCGGCGGGCGGACCCCGCTCTATGTGGAGGCCGCCGCCGCGCTCGGCGACGCGCTCGGGCGGCGGGGCGCCGACCTGGTGTACGGGGCGGGCGGCTCGGGTGTCATGGGCGCCGTGTCGCAGGCCGCGTACCGGGCCGGTGCGAGGGTGACCGGGGTGATCCCGCACGCCCTGCACGAGCGGGAGCGGGCCGTCGAGGCCTGCGGCGAGGTCTTCGTGGTGTCCAGCATGCACGAGCGCAAGGCACTGATGTACCGGCTCTCGGATGCTTTCCTGGTGTTGCCCGGTGGATTCGGCACCCTGGACGAATTGATGGAGGTGGCGACCTGGAACCAGCTGGGTTATCACCGGAAGCCGGTCGTGCTTGTCAATGTGGGGGAATTCTTTCAGCCGCTGATATCGATGCTCGACCGGATGGAGGAGGAAGGGTTCTTCACGGCCCGGGAGCGGTCCATCGTCCGGGCCGCGGACGGTGCGGACGCGGCCCTGGACCTGCTGGGCCTGCCCCGCCCGGCGTCCGCTGAGCCGATGGTGCCCGCCTGA